The Brevibacillus brevis genome contains a region encoding:
- a CDS encoding aminotransferase class I/II-fold pyridoxal phosphate-dependent enzyme yields MRQMKTPLFSGLLEHANRNPIQFHIPGHKKGMGMHPAFREFIGDNALSIDLINIAPLDDLHHPKAMIKEAQELAAEAFGADHTFFSVQGTSGAIMAMIMATCSPGDKIIVPRNVHKSIMSAIIFAGAIPIFIHPAMDERLGISHGITVKAVQKALEAHPDAAALLVINPTYFGIAGDLREIVRAAHNYEIPVLVDEAHGVHIHFHEELPISAMQAGADMAATSVHKLGGSLTQTSILNVREGLVDVDRVKTVMSMLTTTSTSYIFLASLDMARQHLALNGKMLADQAMELAAKARDMINEIPRIYCVGKEILGKPATFAMDPTKLLIHVRDLGITGWEVENWLRDKYNIEVEMSDLYNILCFVTAGDTEESIRTLVNGLRDLSVEFSHVQAEEKPTISLPNIPVLSTTPREAFYAETETIPLAEAAGRVITEFIMVYPPGIPIFLPGEVITEENIAYIQENIRVGLPVQGPEDETLKTIKVVKRQTAISG; encoded by the coding sequence ATGAGACAAATGAAAACTCCTTTGTTCAGCGGGTTGTTGGAGCACGCCAACCGGAACCCGATTCAATTTCACATTCCGGGCCATAAAAAGGGTATGGGTATGCATCCGGCATTTCGTGAGTTCATCGGGGACAACGCTCTTTCGATAGACCTCATCAACATTGCGCCATTGGATGACTTGCATCACCCGAAGGCAATGATTAAAGAAGCACAAGAATTGGCAGCCGAGGCATTCGGCGCTGACCATACATTTTTTTCCGTGCAAGGTACAAGCGGTGCCATCATGGCGATGATTATGGCGACCTGCAGTCCTGGCGACAAAATTATCGTACCGCGTAACGTACACAAATCGATTATGTCGGCGATTATTTTCGCTGGAGCAATCCCAATCTTTATTCACCCTGCAATGGACGAGCGTCTGGGTATTTCTCACGGGATTACAGTGAAGGCCGTGCAAAAAGCACTGGAAGCCCATCCTGATGCTGCTGCCCTGTTGGTAATTAACCCAACGTACTTCGGTATTGCAGGTGACCTGCGTGAGATCGTGCGGGCTGCGCATAACTATGAAATTCCTGTATTGGTCGACGAAGCTCATGGTGTGCATATTCATTTTCATGAGGAACTGCCGATTTCGGCCATGCAAGCAGGTGCCGACATGGCAGCGACCAGCGTACACAAGCTCGGTGGCTCTTTGACTCAAACGTCGATCTTGAATGTACGGGAAGGCCTCGTCGATGTCGATCGGGTGAAAACTGTCATGAGCATGCTCACGACGACCTCGACTTCTTACATCTTCCTCGCATCGTTGGACATGGCGCGTCAGCATTTGGCCCTCAACGGGAAAATGCTCGCGGATCAAGCGATGGAACTGGCAGCAAAAGCACGCGATATGATCAACGAAATCCCGCGCATCTACTGCGTTGGCAAGGAGATTCTTGGAAAGCCTGCGACTTTTGCGATGGACCCAACCAAGCTCCTCATCCACGTACGCGATCTCGGAATCACTGGATGGGAAGTCGAGAACTGGCTGCGTGACAAGTACAACATTGAGGTAGAGATGAGCGATCTGTACAACATCCTCTGCTTCGTTACTGCGGGAGATACGGAAGAATCCATCCGTACACTGGTAAATGGCTTGCGTGATCTGTCCGTTGAATTTTCGCACGTACAAGCAGAAGAGAAGCCTACCATCTCGCTGCCGAATATCCCTGTGCTATCCACCACTCCTCGGGAAGCATTCTATGCAGAAACAGAGACGATTCCGTTGGCGGAAGCAGCAGGTCGAGTCATCACTGAGTTCATCATGGTGTATCCTCCAGGCATCCCGATCTTCCTTCCAGGAGAGGTAATCACTGAGGAAAATATCGCGTACATCCAGGAAAACATCCGAGTCGGATTACCCGTACAAGGCCCTGAAGATGAGACACTGAAAACGATCAAAGTCGTAAAAAGACAAACCGCCATTTCTGGCTAA
- a CDS encoding NAD(P)H-dependent flavin oxidoreductase: protein MKTRVTELLQITYPVVQGGLAYLAYADLAAAVSNAGGLGQITAMSLPSADALREEIRKVRALTDKPFGVNYAIGQHGRPYEEMLDVAIEEGVAAVSVTGGNPEPLLRRLDGHPIKKLVLVASARQAQKAESIGADAVMAVGQEGGGHLGRDDIGTFVLIPRVVDSVKIPVLASGGIGDGRGILAALALGAEGVEMGTRFIATQECVHAHSAYKEALVAGTEHDTAVIKRTLGTPARVVRTPGSDHILQLEKEGAGYEQLKSFISGENNCTFIYEGDSQRGFGWAGQVIGLIDDVPSVQQLFDRMFGDVNKSLDRLRSFS from the coding sequence ATGAAAACGAGAGTAACGGAGCTGCTACAAATTACATATCCGGTCGTCCAAGGTGGCTTGGCATATTTGGCTTACGCAGACTTGGCTGCGGCTGTGTCAAATGCCGGGGGACTCGGTCAAATTACGGCTATGTCCTTGCCATCGGCTGATGCACTGCGGGAGGAGATTCGCAAGGTTCGTGCATTGACGGATAAACCGTTTGGTGTGAATTATGCAATTGGTCAACACGGTCGGCCGTATGAAGAAATGCTGGATGTGGCGATTGAAGAGGGAGTGGCAGCTGTTTCGGTAACAGGAGGCAATCCAGAGCCGCTGCTGCGCAGACTCGATGGTCATCCCATCAAAAAGCTTGTCTTGGTTGCGTCTGCCCGCCAAGCACAAAAAGCCGAATCGATTGGCGCGGATGCTGTGATGGCTGTCGGTCAAGAAGGTGGGGGTCATCTGGGACGAGATGATATCGGGACATTTGTTTTGATTCCGCGTGTGGTGGATTCCGTAAAAATTCCGGTATTGGCTAGCGGTGGCATCGGCGATGGTCGGGGGATTTTGGCAGCGCTTGCACTTGGTGCAGAGGGTGTGGAGATGGGGACGCGATTTATTGCGACGCAAGAATGTGTCCATGCGCATTCGGCCTACAAAGAGGCGCTGGTTGCTGGAACGGAGCACGATACTGCAGTTATCAAGCGCACACTGGGGACACCTGCCAGGGTGGTTCGTACACCGGGCTCTGATCATATTCTCCAATTGGAAAAAGAAGGGGCAGGCTACGAGCAGTTAAAGAGCTTCATCAGTGGAGAGAACAATTGCACATTTATTTATGAGGGCGACAGCCAGCGTGGCTTTGGTTGGGCTGGTCAGGTTATTGGATTGATTGATGATGTGCCAAGTGTCCAACAATTGTTTGACCGCATGTTTGGTGATGTGAACAAGTCATTGGATCGACTGCGGTCTTTTTCCTAA
- a CDS encoding YktB family protein yields the protein MPTFSGFRQEDFDVFAIDGLDSRMDAIKTNIRPKFEVLSQHFAPFLSVATGDEMFTHIAKHARRTVNPPADTWVAWANDKRGYKKHPHFQIGLWGTHLFVWYAVIYESPSKEIISHAFNERLDEVIALVPEHFHWSPDHMQPASTSQKELGTAGVKKLVDRLAQVKKAELLCGITIDRHDPILADGEALVSRLEETFGVLSKLYTLGNSRG from the coding sequence ATGCCAACGTTTTCAGGCTTTCGTCAAGAAGATTTTGATGTTTTTGCCATTGATGGACTGGATTCTCGGATGGATGCGATCAAAACCAATATCCGTCCCAAATTCGAAGTACTCAGCCAGCACTTTGCGCCTTTTCTCTCCGTAGCAACCGGGGATGAAATGTTTACGCACATAGCAAAGCATGCACGCCGTACGGTGAACCCACCTGCAGATACGTGGGTTGCCTGGGCTAATGATAAACGCGGTTACAAAAAACACCCGCACTTTCAAATCGGCTTGTGGGGAACACATTTGTTCGTTTGGTACGCGGTAATCTACGAGTCTCCTTCCAAAGAGATCATCAGCCATGCTTTTAACGAGCGTCTAGATGAGGTCATCGCGTTGGTTCCGGAGCATTTTCACTGGTCTCCAGATCATATGCAACCAGCAAGCACGTCTCAAAAAGAGTTGGGAACGGCTGGCGTAAAAAAGCTGGTGGACAGGCTGGCACAGGTAAAAAAAGCGGAGTTGCTCTGTGGAATTACCATTGATCGTCATGATCCAATCCTGGCAGACGGTGAAGCATTGGTGAGTCGTCTCGAAGAAACATTTGGGGTGTTGAGCAAGCTCTATACATTAGGAAATTCTCGTGGATAG
- a CDS encoding DUF4446 family protein — MEAFLSQIPNVAILLLAVIALTLILFWIVIMQSVRISRLRKSINRIMTGTGGANLEEGLHRLLDQVEEMKKQHSDQQFAINRLSQRMAAQCGKVAIIRYNAFGDVGSDLSFSLAVTDDAGNGVVITSIFGREESRVYAKPLEQGTSSYHLSEEEQAAIKKAMTSTTGI; from the coding sequence TTGGAAGCATTCCTATCACAAATCCCCAATGTAGCGATCCTGCTTTTAGCCGTCATCGCATTGACACTGATCCTGTTTTGGATCGTGATTATGCAGTCTGTCCGGATTAGTCGATTGAGGAAATCAATCAACCGGATTATGACAGGGACGGGAGGAGCCAATCTCGAGGAAGGCTTGCACAGACTGCTGGATCAGGTAGAGGAAATGAAAAAGCAGCACAGTGATCAGCAGTTTGCCATTAATCGTCTGTCACAACGAATGGCAGCGCAATGCGGCAAAGTAGCGATTATCCGTTACAATGCCTTCGGGGATGTCGGCAGTGATCTTAGCTTTTCGCTGGCGGTAACAGATGACGCTGGGAACGGCGTCGTGATCACCAGCATTTTTGGACGAGAAGAATCTCGCGTGTACGCCAAGCCGCTTGAGCAAGGGACATCGAGCTACCATTTGTCTGAAGAAGAACAGGCTGCGATCAAAAAAGCGATGACCTCAACCACAGGGATATAA
- a CDS encoding GNAT family N-acetyltransferase translates to MITIRNAKAEDLPALIAIEHLCFSPEEAATQEAFEKRIRLIPDSFFVAEADGIIAGLVNGPVIESTFITDDLFQSIKENPASGGHQTILGLAVSPAFQNRGIASMLLAHLEASARVTGRETITLTCKENLIGYYESHGYLNNGVSSSDHAGAIWYNMSKPLR, encoded by the coding sequence ATGATTACTATCCGTAATGCCAAAGCAGAAGACTTGCCAGCACTAATCGCCATCGAGCACCTTTGCTTCTCACCAGAGGAAGCTGCAACACAGGAAGCATTCGAGAAGCGTATTCGATTGATTCCTGACAGTTTTTTTGTAGCGGAAGCGGATGGAATCATTGCGGGTTTGGTTAATGGACCCGTCATCGAATCCACCTTCATTACCGATGACCTGTTTCAATCCATTAAAGAAAATCCGGCATCTGGCGGACATCAAACCATTTTAGGGTTAGCGGTTTCCCCCGCTTTTCAAAATCGCGGCATTGCCTCCATGCTCCTAGCACACCTGGAAGCATCAGCAAGGGTAACCGGTCGTGAGACGATCACGCTTACGTGTAAAGAAAATCTGATTGGCTACTATGAAAGTCATGGATATCTCAACAACGGCGTTTCCAGCTCAGATCATGCTGGAGCAATTTGGTACAATATGAGCAAGCCATTACGCTAA
- the speD gene encoding adenosylmethionine decarboxylase, producing MEYSTFGRHVAVDTWGVQFDLLNDAEFLKKEMIEAAEACGATVLSVQAKQFSPQGATVLVLLSESHLSIHTYPERGFAALDCYTCGETVDPQIAIDYLVSVLKPEKTYAKKLVRGLGELQVVEPEMKLVEAAK from the coding sequence ATGGAATATTCGACTTTCGGAAGACACGTTGCTGTTGACACATGGGGAGTTCAGTTTGATTTGTTGAACGACGCAGAATTTTTGAAAAAGGAAATGATTGAGGCTGCTGAGGCATGCGGTGCTACGGTGCTGAGTGTGCAAGCGAAGCAGTTTTCTCCTCAGGGTGCTACCGTACTGGTTCTTCTCTCGGAAAGCCACCTGTCCATTCATACGTATCCTGAGCGCGGCTTTGCTGCTCTGGATTGCTACACGTGTGGGGAAACCGTTGATCCGCAAATTGCCATCGACTACTTGGTATCCGTGCTGAAGCCGGAAAAAACTTACGCGAAGAAATTAGTTCGTGGTTTGGGTGAACTGCAAGTTGTTGAGCCAGAAATGAAACTGGTTGAAGCGGCAAAGTAA
- a CDS encoding YhcN/YlaJ family sporulation lipoprotein: protein MKRYSPKCLVGLLMIATMMTGCASSSSQPKNQAHTQNTAYQQAPGARTSLAHDYHAYTGGINARNYRNGYTVNGFNQDLAEQLTMAADDVPGVERATVLVSGTDAVIGIRVRKNFGPEQTRIIEQQVHSAVRSRVPNFSIQVASDAATFDRIRAIHADIYEEATHRTNQVDVRPDMNSQITNTSTEFRSLLHDIGRRTPTVTP from the coding sequence ATGAAACGGTACAGCCCGAAATGTTTGGTTGGCTTGCTTATGATTGCAACCATGATGACCGGATGCGCTAGCTCGAGCAGCCAGCCAAAAAATCAAGCGCACACACAAAATACCGCCTATCAACAGGCCCCAGGTGCAAGAACAAGCCTCGCTCATGATTATCATGCCTACACTGGCGGAATCAATGCCCGTAATTATCGAAACGGATATACGGTCAATGGTTTTAATCAGGATTTGGCTGAGCAGCTCACCATGGCCGCAGATGACGTGCCTGGCGTGGAACGTGCTACTGTTCTCGTCAGCGGCACAGATGCCGTCATCGGAATTCGTGTTCGGAAAAATTTCGGCCCTGAGCAAACGCGCATAATCGAACAGCAGGTCCATTCAGCCGTTCGTTCACGTGTTCCCAACTTCTCGATCCAAGTAGCCTCCGACGCAGCCACATTCGACCGGATTCGTGCCATCCATGCAGATATTTATGAAGAAGCGACGCATCGGACCAATCAAGTTGATGTGAGACCCGACATGAACAGCCAGATCACCAATACATCCACGGAATTTCGTTCTCTGCTCCACGATATCGGCCGCAGAACTCCTACTGTCACTCCATGA
- the typA gene encoding translational GTPase TypA, with protein sequence MKRLDIRNIAIIAHVDHGKTTLVDKLLIQSGTFRSNQQVEERMMDSNDLERERGITILAKTTSVKYKDFTINILDTPGHADFGGEVERIMSMVDGVLLIVDAFEGCMPQTRFVLKKALEAKVTPIVVVNKVDRDNARPQEVINEVYDLFIDLDATEDQLEFPIVYASGLQGIAGLEPDKLEGDLRPLFDTIVEHMPAPDADESAPLQMQVTMLDYNDFLGRIGIGRIYRGTMNLNEMVSVTTREGEVKKARIQKLFGFSGLQRVEQKTARAGDIVAISGIDDINVGETVCHVDHPEALPLLKIDEPTLQMTFLVNNSPFAGREGKHVTSRKLRDRLMAELETDVSLRVDETDSPDAYVVSGRGELHLSILVENMRREGFELGVSKPEVIIRMIDGQKMEPAELLIIDVPEEYTGAVMETLGQRKAEMVNMINNGFGQVRLEFIIPSRGLIGYRTEFLTITRGYGILNHSFDSYRPLVPGAVGGRHAGVLISHETGTATTYGLMSVEDRGTMFIQPGTEVYEGMIVGEHNRDNDLTVNVCKEKHATNVRSATKDETVKMKAPRMLSLEEALEYLNDDELCEVTPQSVRLRKKYLNKSDRERYEKQKRWEAQPQA encoded by the coding sequence ATGAAGCGTCTTGACATACGCAACATTGCAATTATTGCCCACGTTGACCACGGAAAAACCACACTGGTTGACAAACTTTTGATCCAATCGGGCACATTCCGCTCGAACCAACAGGTAGAAGAGAGAATGATGGACTCCAACGACCTGGAGCGCGAGCGTGGAATTACGATCCTGGCGAAAACCACTTCTGTCAAATACAAAGATTTCACGATTAACATCTTGGATACACCAGGCCATGCTGACTTCGGTGGCGAGGTTGAGCGTATCATGAGCATGGTGGATGGCGTTCTGTTGATCGTAGACGCATTCGAAGGCTGTATGCCACAAACGCGCTTTGTATTGAAAAAAGCGCTGGAAGCAAAAGTTACCCCTATCGTTGTCGTGAACAAAGTAGACCGCGACAATGCACGTCCTCAAGAAGTTATCAACGAAGTGTACGACCTGTTCATTGATCTGGATGCGACGGAAGACCAGCTGGAATTCCCAATCGTATATGCTTCCGGTCTGCAAGGGATTGCAGGACTTGAGCCAGATAAGCTGGAAGGCGACCTTCGCCCACTGTTTGACACCATCGTAGAGCATATGCCTGCTCCTGACGCAGACGAATCTGCTCCGCTCCAAATGCAAGTAACCATGCTGGACTACAACGACTTTTTGGGTCGTATCGGGATTGGCCGCATCTATCGCGGAACCATGAACCTGAATGAAATGGTATCCGTCACTACACGCGAAGGCGAAGTGAAAAAAGCACGGATTCAAAAGCTGTTCGGTTTCTCCGGTCTGCAACGTGTTGAGCAAAAAACAGCAAGAGCAGGAGATATCGTAGCCATTTCTGGTATTGACGATATCAACGTAGGGGAGACCGTTTGCCACGTTGATCATCCAGAGGCATTGCCACTCTTGAAAATTGACGAGCCTACCCTGCAAATGACGTTCCTCGTGAATAACAGCCCGTTTGCTGGTCGCGAAGGTAAGCACGTGACTTCCCGCAAGCTGCGTGATCGTCTGATGGCTGAGCTGGAGACAGATGTATCTTTGCGTGTAGATGAAACAGATTCACCAGATGCGTATGTGGTTTCTGGACGCGGTGAATTGCACTTGTCCATCTTGGTAGAGAACATGCGTCGTGAAGGCTTTGAGCTGGGTGTGTCCAAGCCTGAGGTTATCATTCGTATGATCGATGGTCAAAAAATGGAACCGGCTGAGCTGTTGATCATTGATGTGCCTGAGGAATACACAGGGGCGGTTATGGAGACATTGGGTCAACGTAAAGCCGAGATGGTTAACATGATCAACAACGGCTTCGGACAAGTTCGTCTGGAATTTATTATTCCATCCCGCGGTTTGATTGGATATCGTACAGAGTTCTTGACGATTACACGCGGTTACGGAATTCTCAACCACTCCTTCGACAGCTACCGTCCACTTGTACCAGGAGCGGTAGGAGGACGTCACGCAGGGGTACTCATTTCCCACGAGACAGGAACAGCTACCACGTACGGCTTGATGTCCGTAGAAGATCGCGGAACGATGTTCATTCAGCCAGGTACAGAAGTATACGAGGGAATGATCGTAGGTGAGCATAACCGCGACAACGATCTGACCGTTAACGTATGTAAAGAAAAGCATGCGACCAACGTACGTTCTGCGACCAAGGATGAGACTGTCAAAATGAAGGCTCCTCGCATGTTGTCTTTGGAAGAGGCGCTGGAATATCTGAACGACGATGAGCTGTGCGAAGTAACACCACAATCCGTTCGTTTGCGCAAAAAATATCTGAACAAATCAGATCGTGAGCGCTATGAGAAGCAAAAACGCTGGGAAGCACAACCGCAAGCGTAA
- a CDS encoding glutathione peroxidase, with product MSLYDIAVKTISGEEKTLASFKGHVLLIVNVASQCGLTPQYKGLQELYERYQDKGLVVLGFPCNQFAGQEPGTEDEIATFCDRNYGVTFPLFAKIDVNGPGTHPLYQHLKEHAPSEENPDIEWNFAKFLVDKDGHVVKRISARTQPEELISDIESLL from the coding sequence ATGAGTTTGTATGATATTGCCGTCAAAACGATTTCCGGTGAAGAGAAGACATTGGCCTCCTTCAAAGGGCATGTCCTGCTAATCGTGAACGTCGCCAGCCAATGCGGCCTTACCCCTCAATACAAAGGCCTGCAGGAGCTGTATGAGCGTTATCAGGATAAGGGTCTCGTTGTTCTTGGCTTCCCTTGCAACCAGTTCGCTGGGCAAGAGCCAGGAACAGAAGATGAAATCGCAACGTTCTGCGATCGTAATTACGGCGTGACGTTCCCGCTGTTTGCGAAGATCGATGTCAATGGTCCTGGTACTCATCCGTTGTATCAGCACTTAAAGGAACATGCCCCGAGCGAAGAAAATCCAGATATCGAATGGAACTTCGCCAAATTTCTCGTGGATAAAGACGGTCATGTCGTAAAACGTATCAGTGCTCGTACTCAACCTGAAGAGCTCATCTCTGATATTGAAAGTCTGTTGTAA
- a CDS encoding YlaH-like family protein: MDWIQIASTYVPTNPDQLTAYDSFRIWADKYRAWILFVELIIVYYLGFATRIRMPILKNLLLYILLFAGALIFAILDVQLPVKSAMLVAIAILVIVKVRIKPEQTGRK, encoded by the coding sequence ATGGACTGGATACAAATCGCATCAACCTATGTGCCAACGAATCCAGATCAGCTCACAGCATATGACAGCTTTCGCATATGGGCTGACAAATATCGGGCTTGGATTTTGTTTGTGGAACTAATTATCGTCTATTATCTTGGCTTTGCTACCCGTATCCGTATGCCTATTTTGAAAAACTTGCTCTTGTACATTCTTTTGTTTGCTGGAGCTCTCATTTTCGCTATTTTGGATGTGCAGCTTCCTGTGAAAAGTGCAATGCTGGTGGCGATTGCGATTCTCGTGATTGTAAAGGTACGGATCAAGCCGGAGCAAACTGGGCGAAAGTGA